In the Salvia splendens isolate huo1 chromosome 16, SspV2, whole genome shotgun sequence genome, ttcttcttcatcttctccttctttttcttcttcttcttcttctccttcttctcctcctccctcgctgctgccggccgcggtttccccaggagcatcatcaaccaaccccagccgactctcaatccgagtgatgagcctcttgtagacgttcctgacgtacgggtcagATTCCGCTGCGTATTTGCTGCATACGTcgtgcagttgttgcatcaactgcacatctatGTTATctctcaagacctcgtggggTTGTATCATGtgctgtgggattggggcgAGCGGGGGGATGCGAGATCCGGATGCGGCAGCCGATAGGCGGGAGGCACTTCTAgcccctctggcgctgcggatagatGTCTGTTATCCCGGGGGCTGTCGTCGCCTAGTGTGTGTAGCGGCCGGCTCTTCGACCTGCTCGTCGGGctgctcgaactcgtgcgagccgcttccgctgctgtagtccccggcaaggttgtgccttgtacGCTTCGGCCCAGGAGCTGAGTTGACCTCTTGCGCCAcgatggccttgaatttcggacaatccaCGAGGAccagatactcctcccacagtgTGAACTTCAGCCAGTCTTCCGTGTTGTATTGGCCCATCGGCAGGGCCTTAACGTCTGtttcgcttcggccactctcagcgtggagaaggttgttctggtatatggACGCGAACCGCTTGGTCGCCCGCAGAATCCTACCCCACTTTTTTCGGAGATGTTCTGGGTCGCGCTTATCAGCACCGTGGGGTTTGAAGTCCTCGTATGCTATCATGAtgcgcctccaaaagctcccctcagGCTGACCGGTGCCCACCACGGGGTCCGATGTGATggcatcccacgccctcgccacGGCAATGATCTCCTCTTTTGTGTAGAACTTGCCCCGGTTGGAGCCAGAGCCACCGCTATCGCCGACGCTACTGCCCTCGCCACCGCCACTGCCGACGCGGCTGcccgagccgccaccgccgctccCCGAGCCACGTCTGCCGCCTCCGcccccacctccacctccacctcctccgcccATACCGCCACCGCCTCCACCCCTACCGCCTCCGCCTCGGGCAGGAGCCGACGTTTCCACCCGTTTAGTCGGCGTATCCGGGATgccggaactgagcagacccatcatagtatccagtgtgtcttgatctgcttcggtgaaaggagattggTTGTATTGGAAAGGGGACTCCGGACGCGGCTGGTCAAgcgcgtcgaggttgggtctgtaatctccaaatgcggagcgactcagattccgctgaATAGGTGGGagcgttggagaagacctccacggctgagatggaggtAGGTTTGGGctcgatgcccacggcgggGGAGATTGACTCCACATCCACGGATGAGACGTAGACCCACCATATCCCGTCGGCTGAGAAGGATATTCGCCATATCCCGATGGATTTGAAGGATAGCCGGCCGACGGCTGTGAAGGATTTCCGCCATAGCCCGATTCCTGtgagtcgggtgattcgtcgtcttcACTGTGCATATACAGAGAGTGAAAGTCTAGATAGTGAATGgagggattttgtgaaaatggtgaaaaaataggtggtggagagtgatatttatagaggaaattaaaaaaaaattaattaaaaatttcagcTGACAGTCGCCGCGCCGGATGGTCTGCCACTATGGTCGGCgtgcctataggcgcggctaacGGACGCCCGCTGCGTCCTCGCCCCCACGTCGCCTATCCGTCGTCCGCCGTCCTACTGCCCATTTccgcgtccgccccgggggcggaTAACTCCTACACTATAATCCGCCCCGGGACCGCCCCTGCCGGGGCTATAGGCGGGGCGGTCcctagtggatgctctaaaaaggATGGTAAATTGTCTCACTTACAAAAATTtataagtacttattaatttatttttggggTAAATGTGCACGGTTCAAATGACCAATAATTGAAGTCTTTATAAAAGTCAACTCATTTTGATTAGGGTTGAAAGGAATTTTGTTAGGATTaaagtgatgatgatgaggtaATGAAATATCATCTAGTGTAAATTATAACAtagaataaaattgatatctTGAAGGACAACATTTGAATAATAGAACCGACACATAATTATACCCTATTACTTGTAGTATCACTTTATCATTTTCTCCATCCATTAGTaccttatttcatttttattgtatataataaataaattttgcatttcattattgaaattttattaaataaataaatgaaaataaaatacatatttcattaattttttctatCATGTTTTTGTAATTCTTCGAATTCGAgacagataaaaaaaaaagaggattaTTGATggactaaaataaataataactcATGCATTAGTAAGTGTAGCCGTTGAGTACAATCACAGATCCCCAAAAGTGAAGCTCAACTATAAATTGTGCAGGCTTTTTCAGAGGTGTGCATATTTGTTTATGGGGAACCTAAAAGCAAATCAAATATCAGTACGTACAACCCCACATCATACTTATTACTGTctataattaatactagtagtaggagtatttttataattttgatatactagtatatatatactcccaTTTCACCTTGAGAAtatttagagcatcagcaatggaggcgtcaaaaccgcgacgtcgatttttcgccgacgccggttctgacgccgaaccattgcgaccgGCGTCGGTGAAATCGGCGCCAActtcggcgtggccatgccgattcgtgtgactacgccggttctaacgccgatcctcacggcgccattgtaggccccggatcggcgtcagattttaatttttaatttttttttcgaaaacactatatatacgcgctttgaacgtcattttcattcgcaccacttgttttaacgagtactctctctatctttctttctgtacaagatcaataacgagcaatggagaacaactacgaaggtactccagtgactcccgggggatggtctcagactcccccgactcccggggtagggtcccagacttccccggctcctgggggaggttgttggcctccgatgaccgggtactacaatatgtacccgtggcagcagatgatgcaggggtgggcacccagcatgcagccccctatgcagatgatgccggggtgggcacccgggatgcagccaccggcgcagcagatgattccaacgccgcaggggacgcccgggggggacaacgcctatcggccgacttttgatttttccactggttcttcgcacacatcgaccccaacggatgcacagtatacggagaccttctccttagcggacttgggttttgatattaacgaggttccggaaactctcattcaaagccagggagtagggcggggtaaaaagaagggcaaggccaagaaggtcggcgagtcgtcgcagccggaggaGGACAGCCGggtccggaggaagtggacggacgcggagaacgttgcggttgccaaggcgtgggtgagtgtctgcgacgatcctctcgtttcgaacaaccagaggatcgtcaacttgtgggccaagatagccgcagcctacagggcattttgccctgaagggagaccgcgcaccggggaggagtgccggaagtgctgggaccgaatcaggtctggcgtctctcgattttcgagtttgtacgccaacgccctccgcatgcagaccagtggccaaacagaggaagactgcaggaggattgcggagagagcctaccccgatccgcagaagaagtactatgagttcaccttctggaactgctacgttgtgctcaacgagtcggagaaatttcgggcaggtgtcgacgctggctggccgaagaagcagaaactgaactataccggagattatagctgcagcagcggtggttcgacagacctccccgagacggcccaagaggtcccgacccctcgttcgttcggtcaccgacctcgcccggttggccaaaggcgggcgcaacaggtTGCGAGGGCGGGCACCCCGAGATCCCAGGgggtccattcggcatcccccctcggcaggtctaccgaggagctcaaattcttcgcgcgccaacaaacgcgcgctcaaatggtgaagaccttagccgacttccaatcggcggtggaccccgaggtgaaagattatcttcgtgtattgctccagagccagcgtgaagaattggaggcgatgaggagggagaccggcgggaatagccgcggcgtaggtggcgacagaggcggcggcgacgacggtgaagaagggctgggcgacgacagagacgaggacggcggcgaggagtgatttttttttacttttttaattgtactttttaattttgtactttttaaaattattgtacttttttttaaaattaatgtactttttaaattttaatagtattattcaaatttcccgtatttgtctcgtaaattaaattccgtatgttgatacgattgtaaattaaattatataattgttattagtgatgtggataggtagtgggaaggctatgtgagggctatttgatgtccagttgatgtggcaagctgatgtggcaggagaattttagtgctgatgatatggCAGTGTGAAGGTTATGTGAGGGCTATGTGAAGTCCAGtctcattgtggatgctcttatgtagGAAATTGTCAATAagcttataattttaatattatcacATTAATTCCTAAAAGAATTGCCACGGAAAATTGGAGTGTCACTAAAATATGGTTGTATACTCAGATACTTTGACCAACAAAAACTATGACTGTTAATTTTACAGCAACATATGGTGATAGTATTTCAACCAATGGTTCAAAATCgtattaaaattacaaaataaatacaagTCCGTGACTAATTAAATATAACCCCAAAAATTATAACCAATTATAACATGTAAGACAaaacatataattaaataatactactatactCCAACATATTGTAAATAAATATAGCAGCACTGTAAATATTATACGGTGGATGAGATAAGATGGTCCAAGTTTTCCAACTAATTGTAATTATTTAAAACCACAAGCTATTAGAGACCTCTACTCATATAATTGGGACCGctattcttttttccttttcccaTTTCCATAAAATTTCCAATACCCAAAACGAAATATTAGTCAGGACGAGACAAAATATTGACTTACTTTAggtctttatttgtcta is a window encoding:
- the LOC121770242 gene encoding glycogen synthase kinase-3 alpha-like, with amino-acid sequence MGLLSSGIPDTPTKRVETSAPARGGGGRGGGGGGMGGGGGGGGGGGGGRRGSGSGGGGSGSRVGSGGGEGSSVGDSGGSGSNRGKFYTKEEIIAVARAWDAITSDPVVGTGQPEGSFWRRIMIAYEDFKPHGADKRDPEHLRKKWGRILRATKRFASIYQNNLLHAESGRSETDVKALPMGQYNTEDWLKFTLWEEYLVLVDCPKFKAIVAQEQIRSGI